Proteins encoded together in one Lathyrus oleraceus cultivar Zhongwan6 chromosome 5, CAAS_Psat_ZW6_1.0, whole genome shotgun sequence window:
- the LOC127082066 gene encoding uncharacterized protein LOC127082066 codes for MYRDNGLLFPWPYLHNFSQELHQLEEYCKTQKLNASMSDIVQFSAMSEYDFAAEGDLFKAPEAIIEESDIDLDPMTAAISMISCDEDIKSTDISILQNEQLLSDVFYECKKDLLEKTVMESPLSEILEIRIPLLNIDENAVQENKPLPDMPLLPKSVSSRSLSSMDWMHGSAMNPAVFGVSGIDFDAVYGIRRSFSEGDIKTLGNGNNVNTVQSSRERPFLCNNEERLQKLSRYRNKKTKRNFGRKIKYACRKALADSQPRIRGRFAKNEECEAKRE; via the exons ATGTATAGAGACAATGGTCTTCTTTTCCCATGGCCATATCTACACAATTTCTCTCAAGAGCTTCATCAACTTGAAGAATACTGCAAAACCCAGAAGCTCAATGCTTCAATG AGTGACATTGTTCAGTTTTCTGCGATGTCCGAGTATGATTTTGCAGCTGAAGGAGATTTGTTCAAAGCACCTGAAGCGATTATTGAAGAGTCGGACATTGATCTGGATCCCATGACAGCAGCCATCTCAATGATATCTTGTGACGAAGATATAAAATCCACGGATATTTCTATTCTTCAAAACGAACAGCTTCTCAGCGATGTATTCTACGAATGCAAGAAGGATCTACTTGAAAAGACAGTGATGGAGTCACCACTCTCCGAGATTCTGGAAATTAGAATTCCACTTCTGAACATCGATGAGAATGCAGTTCAAGAAAACAAGCCACTTCCTGATATGCCATTATTACCGAAGAGCGTCAGCTCGAGGAGTTTAAGTTCGATGGATTGGATGCATGGATCTGCAATGAACCCTGCTGTGTTTGGTGTCTCGGGAATAGATTTTGATGCGGTTTATGGCATACGGAGATCATTTAGTGAAGGAGATATAAAG ACTCTTGGCAACGGTAATAATGTAAACACGGTCCAATCTTCCCGAGAGAGGCCCTTTTTATGCAACAACGAGGAGCGCTTACAAAAGCTCTCCCGATACAGGAACAAGAAGACAAAGAGGAATTTTGGGAGGAAAATCAAG TATGCTTGTAGGAAGGCTCTAGCTGACAGTCAACCAAGAATTCGTGGAAGATTTGCAAAGAATGAAGAATGTGAGGCAAAGAGGGAATGA